Genomic segment of Candidatus Chlorohelix allophototropha:
CGTGTTCCTCGAATTTAACCACGCCCACCAGAGTAGCGGCTAATGCACCAAAAGCATGGGAAATTGCCACAAGTTGGGGCATCGCCGTCATTGGCATCAATCTTGCCAGTAGTCCGCCGATTAGCGAGCCGAGCATAATACCAACAATGATCCATTCGTAACTAACGATCTCATTTTTTAGCAATGTACCAACTATAGCCAGTAACATGCCAAGCTCAGCGTATAACATCCCGCGTCGCGCCGATACGGGCGAGCATAGCGCTTTTAAACCCATAATAAATAATATTGAAGCGGCGAAGTAGGAAGCCTCAAGCAAATAATCGTTCATTGAGGTTTTTCCTCCTTCCGCTTGAACATCTTTAGCATTCGGTCTGTGACAAGAAAACCTCCCACGACATTTATAGTGGCAGATGTGACCGCAATAAAGCCAAGCACTGTGCTTAATGTTCCTTTGTTACTGCCTGCTGCTACCAATGAACCGACCAATGATATACCAGAAATGGCGTTGGTAGCTGACATCAAGGGGGTGTGAAGCAGGGGTGGCACACGTCGGATTACTTCAAAGCCTAAAAACCCTGCCAACGCCAGAATATAAATCATTTCGAATAATTGTAGATTCATACCATTACTCCTTGGGGCAACAAAGCTTTTACCTGTTCATTTAGAATTTCCCCGCCCCGTGTTACACACGCAGCTTTTACAATTTCGTCCTCATACGAAGGGCTTGCTTTCCCATTGGGGAAAAGATACTCGAACAGGTTGAGCAGATTATGACTGTATAGGAGGCTTGCATCTGCCGGTACTGCCGCCGGTAAGTTTACTGCCCCAATTATGGTGACATCGTTTGACTCGATTGTTTGGTTTGGGGCGGTCAATTCACAGTTGCCGCCCTGTTCCGCTGCGAGATCAACGATTATCGAACCCGGTTTCAGTAGTTGCACCATTTCTCGACTTATTAGCAATGGTGCGCGTTTACCAAATACTTGCGCGGTAGTAATAACCACATCTACTTTTGGCAATCGCGCGCTGATTACCTCACGCTCTTTCATAAGAAATTCGTCAGATTGTTCTTTGGCATAGCCCCCGCTTGTTTCTGCATCTTTTGGCAACTCCATCTCCACAAAATTTGCGCCCACACTCTTAACCTGATCCCTAACAATCGGGCGTGGGTCAAAAGCTTCAACTCTAGCGCCAAGCCGTTTGGCAGTAGCAATTGCCTGTAAACCTGCCACCCCTGCGCCCAATACCAGCACGGTTGCGGGTGATACTGTACCGGCAGCGGTCATCATCAAGGGGAACATTTTCTTGAGCTTGCCAGCCGCCAGCAGCACCGCTTTGTATCCAGCAATTGTCGCCATCGCGCTTAAGGCATCCATATTTTGAGCGCGGGCTATACGCGGTATTAATTCCATTGAATAAGCGGTAATTTTGCGGTGGGCGAGAGCTTCTATAATCTCAGGTTTGGCAAATGGAGCTAAGAAACTGAGCAAAGTTGCGCCTTCTTGCAG
This window contains:
- a CDS encoding Re/Si-specific NAD(P)(+) transhydrogenase subunit alpha; this encodes MKIGIPKEIYLGETRVALVPGLVVVLKKQNHEVFVEKCAGKLAFCSDKEYEAAGAQLVNNAKELYQQVDVIFKVQPPQFHPEFGRYETDMLQEGATLLSFLAPFAKPEIIEALAHRKITAYSMELIPRIARAQNMDALSAMATIAGYKAVLLAAGKLKKMFPLMMTAAGTVSPATVLVLGAGVAGLQAIATAKRLGARVEAFDPRPIVRDQVKSVGANFVEMELPKDAETSGGYAKEQSDEFLMKEREVISARLPKVDVVITTAQVFGKRAPLLISREMVQLLKPGSIIVDLAAEQGGNCELTAPNQTIESNDVTIIGAVNLPAAVPADASLLYSHNLLNLFEYLFPNGKASPSYEDEIVKAACVTRGGEILNEQVKALLPQGVMV
- a CDS encoding NAD(P) transhydrogenase subunit alpha; its protein translation is MNLQLFEMIYILALAGFLGFEVIRRVPPLLHTPLMSATNAISGISLVGSLVAAGSNKGTLSTVLGFIAVTSATINVVGGFLVTDRMLKMFKRKEEKPQ